Part of the Virgibacillus necropolis genome, AGCTACCCCGTGCACAACGTTTCTTTGAAAAAGCAATCGAATTAGATGAGTATGCTGCAACAGCTTATTATGGATTAGGTAATGTGTATTTAGAAGAGTCTATTTATACTAAAGCACAAGCAAATTTTCAAAAGGCGATTGAGTTAGGTTTAGAAGAAGGTGATGTATACTACATGCTTGGTATGACACTGCAAAAACAGGAACAAATGAAGCTTGCATTACCATATCTTCTGCGAGCAACGGAACTCGAACCAAATGACGGTGAAATTGCTTTTCAATATGCCTTATCACTTGCTCAAAGTGATCATATAAATGAGGCAAAAGATGCATTTGAACGTGTTTTAACATTGAATAGTGAGCATAGTGATGCACATTATAATCTGGGAGTTATTGCTCTATATAATGACCAAATAAACAATGCTATGACACATTTTGAAACAGCATTGTCTATTCAACCTGGTCATGAGCTTGCAGCAAATGGTAAAGAACAAACACAAATATTACTTGACCAAAACAAAAAGTAAGATAGTGAGGTTGTTTTGATGGAACACACCACGCAATCGAGGGAACTTGATGTACAAAAATATATTAAAGGAGAGCTTCTGTACACCATTTTTCATAATGCTACAGAGCATTTTTCGATTGCAAAAATAAAAGTGCTTGATACAAATGAACAGATACAGGATAAAGAAATTGTCGTAAAGGGCTATTTTTCTAACCTTCAGGAAGCAAAGGACTATATTTTTTATGGGCAAATGGAACGACATACTAAGTTTGGTCTTCAATATCAAGTTACTTCTTATGAATCTGATATACCAGATACTACAGATGGATTAATTGCATATTTATCGAGTGAATTATTTCACGGAATTGGTAAAAAAACAGCTAGTAAAATAATTGAGCATTTAGGTGAAAACGCGATATCACAAATACTAATAAATCCAGATGTTTTAAAAGATGTTCAAGGATTGAAACCTGATAAGGCTGAGCTATTAGTAAAAACATTACAAGAAAATGAAGGCTTTGAGCATGTAGTTGTGTACTTAGCGAAGTTCGGAATTGGGTTAAAGCTTGCTCAGAAAATATATCAAGTCTATAAGGACCAATCGATTGAAATGCTTCAGAAGGATCCGTATCGATATGTATTTGATGTGGAAGGTTTCGGATTTCAAAAAGCGGATGAAATTGCTGGATTAAATGGACTATCACTGACACATCCGAACCGTATAGGTGCAGGGTGTCTCTTTGTTATGCAAAAAAGCGTGCAGGATGGCAATGTATACTTGCCAGTAAACGAATGTATAACAAACGTTATTCAATTATTAGGGAAAACTAATACTGAGTTGGATAAGGAAACGGTCAAAAATCAACTGGAATCACTAAACACAGATAAAACGATGATTATCCAGAATGCTAACGTTTATTTACCTTCTTTATATTATGCGGAAGATGGATTTGCTTCACACGTGAAGCGATTGATTACCAAGCCTATGGAACACGAGACACCACTTGCAGAAATGATGAAAATAATTGGCGATATTGAAGAGGCGGAAACATTAAGCTATGGAAAAGAACAATTCCACGCCATTAATCAATCATTGCACGCTAAATTAATGATTGTAACCGGTGGACCTGGAACTGGGAAAACGACAGTTATAAAAGGAATAGTAGATGCATATGCAGCAATCCACGATGTTTCTATTGACCCAAAGGATTATGAGAAAAAGTCTGATTATCCGTTTGTTTTGACTGCACCAACTGGACGTGCGGCAAAACGATTAAAAGAATCAACTGGACTACCAGCAGTTACTATTCATCGATTACTCGGTTGGGATGGAAATAATGGATTTGATAAAGATCAAAACGAGCCATTGTCAGGTAAGTTTTTAATTGTTGATGAGTTTTCTATGGTAGATATTTGGCTTGCAAATAGTTTGTTTAAAGCAATTCCTGATGATATGCAAGTCCTATTAGTTGGTGATGAGGACCAGCTTCCTTCTGTCGGACCTGGCCAGGTACTCAGTGACTTATTAGCAAGTCAATCGATTCCATTAGTAAGTCTGAACGAAGTGTATAGACAAAAAGAAGGATCCAAAATTATTCAATTAGCCCATACCATAAAAAATAATGAATGTACAACTGAGACGCTTCAAAACGATAAAGATTTTAGCTTCCTAAAATGTAATGAATTTCATATGATTGATGTAATTACAAAAATATTCTCGCATGCAGAAAAGAAGGGTATTGATCTGAAAGATATACAGGTTTTAGCGCCGATGTATCGTTCACAAGCAGGAATAACGATTATTAATAAAACACTACAAACAATTGTAAATCCAAAAACGAAGACCAAACGTGAGGTAAAGATATATGACACCATATTCCGAGTAGGGGATAAAGTACTCCAATTGGTTAATCAACCGGAAGACGGTGTTTCTAATGGAGATATTGGAGAAATTGTAGCAATCTTTTTTGAGGATGAAAATAAGGAAAATGTGGAACAGATTGTTGTGACGTATGAAGGTAAAGAAGTAGTTTATGAACAAAAGGATTATACAAACATAACACATGCTTATTGCATTTCCATTCATAAATCACAAGGAAGTGAGTTTCCAATTGTCCTGTTGCCTGTAGTATCAACCTATCATCGAATGCTACGTAAAAATCTACTATATACAGCTATAACGAGAAGTAAGCAATCCTTAATTATCTGTGGAGAAATACAAGCATTTTTGCGAGGGGTAAACACCATGGATACAAACAAAAGGTATACTAGTCTAGTAAACCAATTGCATGAACGATTACCAAATAAAATAGAAGAAGTAACGGAAGACATTACGGAAGGAGAGATTAGTCCTTACGATTTTATGTAAAACATGTATATTTTAGATTTATTTGGGCAAGCATAACCTAATAATGTATAGCCATTTTAAAGGAGTTATGTAGGTTATGGAATGCCCAAATTGCAATCGAAAAGATTTAGGGAAAATAGGCTCTCAGCAATATTACTGTTGGAACTGCTTTATAGAAATAACGGTAGTAAATGAGGAAGTGAAAATTCATCAGATTGAGTCAGATGGATCGCTGAGTTCATTAAATGATTTGTTCACAGATGAAGAACGAAAGATACAATGGTGAAGAATGGTTTTAATTCGTAATTTACTTTTAAAACTAAGGAGCGCCATTTATGTTTAAAGAAAAAAACCCCTTACATATTTTATATTGGCTAATAATAGGTATTTTGACTTTCTTATTAGTTTATCTTTTTATAAAACTGTTCCCCTTTTATGGAACTGTTTTTTCCTTTTTGTGGAGTGTATTTTTCCCTTTCTTCTTTTCCTTATTTATTGCGTATTTACTTTATCCGATAATGCAAAAGATTCACTCGTTTAACATTCCAAAAGGATTAGCGATCTTAATTATTTACGTGTTATTCTTAGGAGGAATAATCTTTGCAATTAATCGTATTTACCCGCTATTTCTTCGTCAGTTAACAGAGCTAAGCGATCAATTACCGCAATTTATTTCAACCTACAAAAATTGGATTTATCAAATTTATGAATCAACTGCCTTTTTACCAGAAACAGTTCATGATAAGATGGACAACTTGTTCCAGCAAATAGAGACAAGGATGGGAAATTTAGTCTCAAAACTTATAAACTCTATTACAAAGATTTTTGATATCATTGTTGTCGTTACGGTGATTCCAGTACTCGTTTTTTACTTTCTAAAAGATAAAAAACGAATAAAAGATTGGTTGAAGAAATGGATTCCATCAACCTATCATCATCGAGCACATGAAATACTGTTCTCGATTGATAAAAGCTTAGGTAATTATATACGTGGACAATTGCTTGTAAGTCTTTTTGTGAGTATCGCTACTTTTACCAGCTATTATTTTCTGGATCTCAAGTATGCTTTGGTTTTAGCAATTATTATGGGATTTACTAACTTTATTCCTTATTTTGGCCCAATAATTGGCGCATTACCAGCTCTTGCAATCGCATTAACCGTGTCGACTAAGCTTGCCGTCTTTGTATTGATAACCGTTTTTGTTATACAACTAATTGAAAGTAATTTCCTTTCTCCATTTATTGTTGGGAAAAGTATACACATTCATCCAATAGCAATTATTTTTGCTCTGCTAGTTGGTGGACAGGTTGGTGGTGTGGTAGGCTTGTTACTAGCAGTCCCATTACTAACAATAACGAATGAGATTGTAAGGCAATTTCGAAAAAGTACTGAAGCTAGACAAGTTACTAAGAAAAATACTTCTGATTGACATATCAATGTATATTACTTATACTTAACTCAATTAAAAATCTCTAAGGATTTGAGCTTCGCCATCCGCTACTAAAATGGGGCGAATGACGCATAATAATTAGTATATGAAAAAATGTTGAAGGTTCTAAGTACATGCTACTCTACTTATAAGAGAGGGATTTCCGTTGGCTGAGAGGAATCCCACTTGAAAGAGTCATGGAAAGCTAAACTGGAGTATGGTTAATACCCATCGGTTTCAAACCGTTACCATGATTAAGTGATGAACAATTGATTGTTGTTGTTCATAATTAGGGTGGTACCGCGATAAAATCTCGTCCCTGCAATTTGCAGTGATGGGATTTTTTTGTTGTCGCGAACTCCAAGGAGCCACAGCTAGATATGAAAAGTGAAGGCGACTGGTCTGGAGTGACACGCATAAGCAAGGGACCGTAGAGAACGTGTTCTTCGTGCTCGAAGTGTCCATTGCTTATTCGCGAACTCCAAGGAGCCACAGCTAGATCTTAAGAAAATAGGAGGACAAAAGTTATGGAACAATTATCATCTGCTGACGTAAGACAAATGTTTATTGACTTCTTTATAGAAAAAGGACATCGTGTGGAGCCAAGTGCATCACTAGTACCAAATGAAGATCCCACACTGTTGTGGATTAATAGTGGTGTTGCTACATTGAAAAAATACTTTGATGGACGCGTAATACCGGAAAATCCACGATTGGTAAATGCGCAAAAGTCGATTCGGACGAACGATATTGAAAATGTTGGTTTTACTGCACGTCACCATACATTCTTTGAAATGCTCGGAAATTTTTCAATTGGTGATTACTTTAAAAAAGAAGCAATTGAATGGGGTTGGGAATTTTTAACGAGTGATAAATGGATAGGATTTGATCCAGAACTTTTAGCGGTAACCGTTCATCCAGAGGACGATGAAGCATTTGACATTTGGTTAAAGGACATTCAGATACCAGAAGAACGGATTATCCGTTTAGAAGAAAATTTCTGGGATATCGGAGAAGGGCCAAGTGGACCAAATACAGAAATTTTCTATGATCGTGGGGAAAAGTATGGTAATGATCCAAATGACCCGGAATTGTATCCAGGTGGAGAAAATGACCGGTACCTGGAAATATGGAATTTAGTATTTTCACAGTTTAATCACAATCCTGATGACACGTATACACCATTACCAAAGAAAAATATTGATACAGGTATGGGACTAGAACGAATGATTTGTGTAATCCAGGATACCCCAACAAACTTTGAAACAGACCTATTTATGCCAATCATCAAAGAAGCAGAGGAATTTGCTAATGTAACGTATGGCAAAAGTAGTGAAAGTGATACCGCCTTTAAGGTAATTGCTGATCATATTCGGACCGTTACATTTGCTATCGGGGATAGTGCAATTCCTTCAAATGAGGGACGCGGCTATGTATTACGTAGATTGTTACGTCGAGCAGTTCGCTTTGCGAAACAAATTGGTATTGAAAAGCCATTCATGTATAAATTGGTTCCAATAGTAGGCGAAATCATGAAGGACTTTTATCCAGAGGTTTTAAAACAACAAGAACATATACAAAAGGTTGTCAAATTGGAAGAAGAACGTTTTCATGAAACATTGCATGATGGATTAGAGATACTTAATCATATTATAAATGAAGAGAAAGCTAAAGGGAGTAAAGTATTTCCAGGTAAAGAAGTTTTTCGCTTATATGACACTTATGGTTTTCCTAAGGAATTAACAGAGGAATATGTAGAGGAAGAAGGCTTCACAATTGATGAGCAGGCTTTCGAAAAAGAAATGCAAAATCAACGTGACCGAGCTCGAAATGCACGACAAAAGGTTGATTCCATGCATGTTCAAGATGAAATCCTCAGCAAAGTAGATCATGCAAGTGATTTTGTTGGATATAATCACATTGAAACACAAACTACTATTACGCAGATGATTATCGGTAAAGAATTTGTTAATACGTTGAAAGCTGGGGATGAAGCGTTTGTATTTTTGCAAGAAACGCCATTTTATGCAGAGAGTGGTGGACAGGTTGCAGATAAAGGATGGATCTACACTGGAAATGCTTCCATGTATGTAGAAGATGTTCAAAAGGCACCTAAGGGGCAACATATTCATCGTGTTGTAGTAAAAGAGGGGGATTTTCAGCTTGAAGATCAAGTCTCAGCTACTGTAGATCGTAATTTCCGTAATGCTATTATTAAAAATCACACGGCTACACACTTGTTACATCAGGCTTTAAAAGACGTTCTAGGAGACCATGTTAATCAAGCAGGATCGCTAGTGACGCCTGAAAGATTACGTTTTGACTTTTCCCACTTTGGTTCCATTTCAGATGAAGAAATAAAGCAGATTGAAACAAAGGTTAATGAAAAAATTTGGATGTCGCTACCACTTTTAATTGAACATAAAAAAATTAATGAAGCAAAAGAAATGGGTGCAATGGCCTTATTCGGCGAGAAATATGGCGATATTGTTCGGGTTGTTCAAGTTAGCGACTATAGTATCGAGCTTTGTGGTGGGTGTCATGTAAAGAATACAGCTGAAATTGGTTTATTTAAAATCATGAATGAAACTGGAATTGGAGCGGGCACACGTCGCATTGAAGCAGTTTCTAGTAAACATGCTTACCATTTTATTAATAAAAAAATGGGAACACTAAAAATGACAGG contains:
- a CDS encoding tetratricopeptide repeat protein, encoding MQQAIEFMQEQKFEESAKLFTEIIEEQPNDPIGYINFGNLLIHLHELPRAQRFFEKAIELDEYAATAYYGLGNVYLEESIYTKAQANFQKAIELGLEEGDVYYMLGMTLQKQEQMKLALPYLLRATELEPNDGEIAFQYALSLAQSDHINEAKDAFERVLTLNSEHSDAHYNLGVIALYNDQINNAMTHFETALSIQPGHELAANGKEQTQILLDQNKK
- the alaS gene encoding alanine--tRNA ligase, translated to MEQLSSADVRQMFIDFFIEKGHRVEPSASLVPNEDPTLLWINSGVATLKKYFDGRVIPENPRLVNAQKSIRTNDIENVGFTARHHTFFEMLGNFSIGDYFKKEAIEWGWEFLTSDKWIGFDPELLAVTVHPEDDEAFDIWLKDIQIPEERIIRLEENFWDIGEGPSGPNTEIFYDRGEKYGNDPNDPELYPGGENDRYLEIWNLVFSQFNHNPDDTYTPLPKKNIDTGMGLERMICVIQDTPTNFETDLFMPIIKEAEEFANVTYGKSSESDTAFKVIADHIRTVTFAIGDSAIPSNEGRGYVLRRLLRRAVRFAKQIGIEKPFMYKLVPIVGEIMKDFYPEVLKQQEHIQKVVKLEEERFHETLHDGLEILNHIINEEKAKGSKVFPGKEVFRLYDTYGFPKELTEEYVEEEGFTIDEQAFEKEMQNQRDRARNARQKVDSMHVQDEILSKVDHASDFVGYNHIETQTTITQMIIGKEFVNTLKAGDEAFVFLQETPFYAESGGQVADKGWIYTGNASMYVEDVQKAPKGQHIHRVVVKEGDFQLEDQVSATVDRNFRNAIIKNHTATHLLHQALKDVLGDHVNQAGSLVTPERLRFDFSHFGSISDEEIKQIETKVNEKIWMSLPLLIEHKKINEAKEMGAMALFGEKYGDIVRVVQVSDYSIELCGGCHVKNTAEIGLFKIMNETGIGAGTRRIEAVSSKHAYHFINKKMGTLKMTGQLLKTNQEDVPEKIKGMFNDIKIMQKENESLRAKLSNLEASSILEEVKNVNSVPLLAEKVNVKDMNQLRGMVDDIKQKLGTGMILLATDNDGKVQLAAGVSKDLIEKGLHAGKLIKGAAQLCGGGGGGRPDMAQAGGKDPSKINDALAYATNYVKETLKN
- a CDS encoding AI-2E family transporter — encoded protein: MFKEKNPLHILYWLIIGILTFLLVYLFIKLFPFYGTVFSFLWSVFFPFFFSLFIAYLLYPIMQKIHSFNIPKGLAILIIYVLFLGGIIFAINRIYPLFLRQLTELSDQLPQFISTYKNWIYQIYESTAFLPETVHDKMDNLFQQIETRMGNLVSKLINSITKIFDIIVVVTVIPVLVFYFLKDKKRIKDWLKKWIPSTYHHRAHEILFSIDKSLGNYIRGQLLVSLFVSIATFTSYYFLDLKYALVLAIIMGFTNFIPYFGPIIGALPALAIALTVSTKLAVFVLITVFVIQLIESNFLSPFIVGKSIHIHPIAIIFALLVGGQVGGVVGLLLAVPLLTITNEIVRQFRKSTEARQVTKKNTSD
- the recD2 gene encoding SF1B family DNA helicase RecD2, translated to MEHTTQSRELDVQKYIKGELLYTIFHNATEHFSIAKIKVLDTNEQIQDKEIVVKGYFSNLQEAKDYIFYGQMERHTKFGLQYQVTSYESDIPDTTDGLIAYLSSELFHGIGKKTASKIIEHLGENAISQILINPDVLKDVQGLKPDKAELLVKTLQENEGFEHVVVYLAKFGIGLKLAQKIYQVYKDQSIEMLQKDPYRYVFDVEGFGFQKADEIAGLNGLSLTHPNRIGAGCLFVMQKSVQDGNVYLPVNECITNVIQLLGKTNTELDKETVKNQLESLNTDKTMIIQNANVYLPSLYYAEDGFASHVKRLITKPMEHETPLAEMMKIIGDIEEAETLSYGKEQFHAINQSLHAKLMIVTGGPGTGKTTVIKGIVDAYAAIHDVSIDPKDYEKKSDYPFVLTAPTGRAAKRLKESTGLPAVTIHRLLGWDGNNGFDKDQNEPLSGKFLIVDEFSMVDIWLANSLFKAIPDDMQVLLVGDEDQLPSVGPGQVLSDLLASQSIPLVSLNEVYRQKEGSKIIQLAHTIKNNECTTETLQNDKDFSFLKCNEFHMIDVITKIFSHAEKKGIDLKDIQVLAPMYRSQAGITIINKTLQTIVNPKTKTKREVKIYDTIFRVGDKVLQLVNQPEDGVSNGDIGEIVAIFFEDENKENVEQIVVTYEGKEVVYEQKDYTNITHAYCISIHKSQGSEFPIVLLPVVSTYHRMLRKNLLYTAITRSKQSLIICGEIQAFLRGVNTMDTNKRYTSLVNQLHERLPNKIEEVTEDITEGEISPYDFM